A segment of the Sandaracinaceae bacterium genome:
CTTCCTGCGCCCCGGCACGACCAAGCTCCCGCTCTTCCCGCGCGCGCCGCTCATCGGAGGCGTGACGCGCACCTGGCTCGACGTGGCGCTCTACGCGGCGCTGCTCGGCGCGCTGACGACGCTGCTCGTCTCCCCCACGCTCGACCCGCGCCTCCTCGCCGCCGTCGCGCTGCTCGTGCCGGTCTGCGGTCTGCTCGATCGCACCCTCTTCCTCGCCGCGCGGGCCGAGCACTACTGGGTCACCGTGCTCGTCTTCCTCTTCGCCGGCGACTGGATCGCGGGCGCGATGGCGGTGCAGCTCGCCTTGTGGTTCTTCGCCGGCTTCAGCAAGCTGAACCATCACTTCCCGACCGTCGTCTGCGTGATGACGAGCAACGGGCCGCTCACCCGCTTCCGCTGGCTCCGCCGCCTCATGTACAGGCGCTTCCCGGACGATCTCCGGCCCTCGCGCCTCGCGGGGGTGCTCGCGCATGTGGGGACGGCGCTCGAGCTGGGCGTGCCGCTCGTCCTGCTCTTCAGCGCGACGTTCGACCCGGGCGGCGTGTCGCTGGTGGTGGGCATGGTCGCGATGCTGCTCCTGCACGGCTACATCACGAGCAACGTCCCGATGGGGGTCCCGATCGAGTGGAACGTGATGGTGGTCTACGGCGGCTTCGCGCTCTTCTGGGCGCACCCCGACGTCGCGATCTGGGATCTCGGCTCGCTGCCCCTCGCCCTCTTCCTCGCGGTGACGCTCGCCGCGCTCCCGCTCCTGGGCAACCTCCTGCCGGACCGGCTCTCGTTCCTGCTCTCGATGCGCTACTACGCGGGCAACTGGGCCTACTCGGTGTGGCTCCTGCGGGAGGGCAGTCACGTGAAGCTGGCGAAGCTGCGCAAGACGTCGGGCTGGATCTACGATCAGCTCGCCCACTTCTACGACGAAGGGACGGCCGTCGGGCTCGTCGGCAAGGTGTTCGGGTTCCGCCTCATGCACCTGCACGGGCGCGCGCTGCCGCGCCTCATCCCGAAGGCCGTGGACCGCTTCGAGGACTACGAGTACCTCGACGGCGAGCTGATCGCGGGCATGGCGCTGGGCTGGAACTTCGGCGACGGCCACCTCCACGACGAGGCGCTCCTCGCGGCCATCCAGGCCCAGTGCGGCTTCGAGGAGGGCGAGCTCCGCTGCATCTTCGTCGAGTCCCAGCCGCTCGGGCGCGGGCAGCTCGACTATCGCATCGTCGACGCGAAGACGGGCGAGCTGGAGCGCGGCTCGCTCGAGGTCGCCGAGCTGCGCTCGCGTCAGCCCTGGGCGAGCGAGGCGTGACGGACGCGGTCATCGTCGGCTCGGGGCCCAACGGGCTCGCGGCGGGGATCCGGCTCGCGCAGGCGGGCGCGGAGGTCCTCGTGATCGAAGGGCACGCCGAGATCGGCGGCGGCACGCGAACGGCCGAGCTGACGCTCCCCGGGTTCCGACACGACGTCTGCTCGGCCGCGCATCCGACGGGCATCCTCTCGCCCTACCTGCGCACGCTCCCGCTCGAGGCGCACGGGCTGAGGTGGATCCAGCCGCGGTTCAGCGTCGCCCACCCGCTCGACGACGGGCCGGCGGTGCTGCTGCACGAGGACCTCGAGCAGACCGTGGCGCAGCTCGGGCCCGACGCCGACGCGTATCGCCGCCTGATGGCGCCGCTGCTGAAGGACCCGCACGGGCTGCTCGAGGATC
Coding sequences within it:
- a CDS encoding DUF3556 domain-containing protein → MGLLDPEPTPYDPLAWRRMPLEERGRLVCEAWAMQGYGAPLAIYLAYGLKVLGYVGAWVLFCGLSPSLGGPLEIGAWWLEPLAFQKAILWSMLFEVLGLGCGSGPLTGRYFPPVGGFLYFLRPGTTKLPLFPRAPLIGGVTRTWLDVALYAALLGALTTLLVSPTLDPRLLAAVALLVPVCGLLDRTLFLAARAEHYWVTVLVFLFAGDWIAGAMAVQLALWFFAGFSKLNHHFPTVVCVMTSNGPLTRFRWLRRLMYRRFPDDLRPSRLAGVLAHVGTALELGVPLVLLFSATFDPGGVSLVVGMVAMLLLHGYITSNVPMGVPIEWNVMVVYGGFALFWAHPDVAIWDLGSLPLALFLAVTLAALPLLGNLLPDRLSFLLSMRYYAGNWAYSVWLLREGSHVKLAKLRKTSGWIYDQLAHFYDEGTAVGLVGKVFGFRLMHLHGRALPRLIPKAVDRFEDYEYLDGELIAGMALGWNFGDGHLHDEALLAAIQAQCGFEEGELRCIFVESQPLGRGQLDYRIVDAKTGELERGSLEVAELRSRQPWASEA